A genomic segment from Kwoniella shandongensis chromosome 8, complete sequence encodes:
- a CDS encoding glutamate-5-semialdehyde dehydrogenase, whose amino-acid sequence MSDPSSSSSIGNAESIARAARRAFEESQLVATSERDVALKAIRDTLEAAKEEVIVANKKDMEAAESLAATGQLSTSLVSRLDLSRPGKFEAMLQGISDVAALPAPTGLVTFAKEIGPGLELHRVTCPIGVLLVIFEARPEVVVNIAALAIKSGNAAILKGGKESIHTATLLSSLIATALSKTSIPSTFIQSVSTRSEISSLLAQDRYIDLVMPRGGNELVKSIQNSTRIPVMGHADGICAVYLDESAVEEKAVRVVVESKTDYMAACNSAETLLVHESLINTLWPKVASALMDVNVCLRCDTATLAPLQNLPQAAQFVTASSESDYSTEFLGPTLAVKTVSSVAEAIRHINSHSSHHTDSIVTEDEAAMSAWCRGLDSANCFVNASTRFADGTRYGLGTEVGISTGKTHARGPVGLDGLVIYKYMMRSTKADGSVIADHEKAGKGYTHKDLQKGEPPF is encoded by the exons ATGTCCGACCCATCAAGCTCCAGTTCGATTGGCAATGCCGAGTCAATCGCTCGTGCAGCTCGACGAGCGTTCGAAGAATCACAACTCGTCGCTACCTCTGAGCGGGATGTTGCGTTGAAAGCGATTCGAGATACGTTGGAGGCGGCCAAGGAAGAGGTCATAGTTGcgaacaagaaggacatgGAG GCTGCTGAATCGCTCGCTGCAACTGGACAATTATCTACTTCTCTCGTATCACGATTAGACCTCTCTCGACCTGGGAAATTCGAAGCTATGCTCCAAGGTATCTCGGACGTTGCGGCGCTGCCTGCGCCAACGGGTTTGGTCACTTTCGCCAAGGAGATTGGACCTGGATTGGAACTCCATCGAGTGACATGTCCTATTGGTGTGTTATTGGTCATCTTCGAGGCGAGACCCGAGGTCGTAGTGAACATCGCTGCGTTGGCAATCAagtcag GTAACGCTGCGATCTTGAAGGGCGGCAAAGAATCAATACACACCGctactctcctctcctccctcatcgcTACAGCCTTGTCCAAAACATCTATTCCCAGCACGTTCATCCAATCCGTTTCTACCCGTTCGGAAATATCGTCCCTCCTCGCCCAAGATAGATATATCGACCTCGTGATGCCTCGAGGTGGGAATGAGCTAGTGAAGAGTATCCAAAACTCAACAAGAATACCGGTGATGGGTCATGCGGATGGTATCTGTGCTGTCTATCTCGACGAGAGCGCGGTGGAAGAAAAGGCCGTGAGAGTAGTCGTAGAGTCGAAG ACCGACTACATGGCAGCTTGTAACTCCGCTGAAACACTCCTTGTCCACGAATCTCTTATCAACACTCTTTGGCCAAAAGTCGCCTCCGCCCTCATGGACGTCAACGTCTGTCTCCGGTGCGATACCGCCACTCTGGCCCCTTTACAAAACCTCCCTCAGGCGGCACAGTTCGTCACAGCCTCCTCGGAATCGGACTACTCTACAGAATTCCTCGGTCCTACTCTCGCCGTGAAGACCGTCTCATCTGTTGCTGAGGCGATCCGACATATCAACTCTCATTCTTCGCATCACACCGATTCCATCGTGACAGAGGACGAAGCTGCCATGTCGGCTTGGTGTAGAGGTCTCGATAGTGCGAACTGCTTTGTCAACGCGTCAACGAGATTCGCCGACGGAACGAGGTACGGTTTAGGAACAGAAGTAGGAATCAGTACGGGCAAGACACACGCTCGTGGACCTGTCGGGCTGGACGGCTTGGTGATCTACAAGTATATGATGAGAAGTACCAAGGCGGACGGCAGTGTGATTGCAGATCACGAGAAAGCAGGGAAGGGATACACGCATAAGGACTTGCAAAAGGGGGAGCCACCATTTTGA
- a CDS encoding serine/threonine-protein kinase ATG1: MPDSNSQPPRGDKERDRERETGHSSSSRHHKERIGNYVVGAEIGRGSFATVYKGYRSKTKAPIAIKAVSRQKLTTKLLENLESEINILKVIHHRNIVALEDCFKNDTHIYLVMEFCSGSDLSIYIKQRGKLPTLDFVPRPGSSLAKIKPNDEGKIFWPHPASGGLDEKVIRSFLGQLALAIQFLRAENLMHRDIKPQNLLLQPATEAEVAEGHPYGIPVLKVADFGFARILPAAAMAETLCGSPLYMAPEILHYEKYDAKADLWSVGAVLFEMAVGRPPFRANNHVELLRRIEKGQDVIKFPDESSKDAHTDSGRSTPIPVVPVSPDIKALIRALLKRKAIDRMGFEEFFNCGVWDGHMVESTEEEGTLSLEASTNSSANLDASDGRIRRMVASVERSKERLRPTRAPQPIATDAALNPQPAPRPVGQSSPQPSQIRAPQPPQPIRQAPTRRSEPKYYVGDEKPPTPDPTPTPPPTSAPQTTVRANPRPIITSAQRRVSSREKDQGSLDETEPLTPPYNGPTPSLPRTTTRGVGEGSPLAAAPPITMRHDAKDESALEGSESIVGTDYVVVEKQTVEINALADELDQAATKPKMLVRRRSSRASVVTRPVSAFKPISGSPQPSDNAVVPVSYSPPFALSSTPPFAIPQAARRSSNSAITRPPSIPQSLNTIFPPTTVPASYGQDAAARFGISPSSLQTGALARVLTTTAIRLIGTSANSAATAIARAAAKRRPTIVRTGDIDPKEDELLRSVEEIARKAFVLFELADERLTAQEHLAHTARTATPPAGLTGTTPPFSAQAAVATTRRKSSSSSLNNEVWILRQQEAAATDAVVLYVRALAFIAQAMDKVKRYWKDRRDQYDEYVASQELNEMGQWLRARFNEVYEKAEWAKTRSSDSMLFPDWLVHDKARDMSRQAAVAELQGDLVTAEQGYETSVWLLQALLDESVYENGRIRDDDRATYERLMTPIKTRLEALKKKLADSNAAAPVKSEVS; the protein is encoded by the exons ATGCCAGATTCCAACTCACAACCACCCAGAGGGGATAAGGAGCGGgatagagaaagagaaacCGGAcactcctcgtcgtcgagacaCCACAAAGAGAGAATAGGGAACTATGTGGTCGGAGCAGAGATAGGGAGAGGGAGCTTTGCAACAGTGTACAAAGGTTATcgatcg AAGACCAAAGCACCCATCGCGATCAAAGCCGTCTCCCGCCAGAAGCTCACCACCAAGCTGCTCGAGAACCttgagagcgagatcaatATCCTCAAAGTGATTCATCATCGGAACATCGTTGCCCTCGAAGATTGTTTT AAAAACGACACACATATCTACCTAGTGATGGAGTTTTGCTCGGGATCAGACTTGTCAATATATATCAAGCAGCGAGGGAAACTACCCACACTGGATTTCGTTCCGAGACCAGGTTCAAGCTTGGCTAAGATCAAGCCCAATGACGAAGGCAAGATCTTCTGGCCTCATCCCGCGTCCGGTGGTCTTGACGAGAAGGTTATACGGTCCTTCCTCGGTCAGCTAG CCTTGGCCATCCAGTTCCTTCGAGCAGAAAATCTGATGCACCGAGATATCAAGCCACAGAACCTTCTCCTACAACCCGCCACTGAAGCAGAGGTCGCGGAAGGTCATCCATACGGTATACCGGTCCTCAAGGTAGCGGACTTCGGTTTTGCCAGAATCTTACCTGCTGCAGCGATGGCCGAAACTCTATGTGGTTCACC ATTATATATGGCTCCGGAGATCCTACACTACGAGAAATACGACGCCAAGGCTGACCTCTGGTCTGTCGGTGCTGTTCTCTTCGAGATGGCTGTCGGTAGACCTCCTTTCCGAGCCAACAATCACGTTGAGCTTCTTCGAAGGATCGAGAAAGGTCAAGACGTGATCAAATTCCCCGACGAATCGTCAAAAGACGCTCATACCGATTCAGGCCGATCTACACCTATCCCGGTAGTTCCGGTATCCCCGGACATCAAAGCTCTGATCAGGGCTCTGCTTAAGCGCAAAGCGATCGATCGAATGGGTTTCGAGGAGTTCTTCAATTGCGGAGTATGGGATGGACATATGGTGGAGAgcacagaggaagaagggacgtTGAGCCTGGAAGCGTCAACCAACAGCTCTGCTAACCTCGATGCGAGTGATGGTAGAATCAGGAGGATGGTCGCCAGTGTGGAGCGATCGAAGGAGAGGCTCCGTCCCACTCGAGCCCCACAACCTATAGCCACTGACGCGGCTCTCAACCCTCAACCTGCGCCTAGGCCAGTTGGCCAGTCATCCCCACAACCTTCTCAAATCAGAGCTCCGCAGCCTCCGCAACCGATTCGTCAAGCACCGACTCGTCGGTCTGAACCTAAATACTACGTCGGTGATGAGAAACCGCCCACTCCTGATCCCACACCCACGCCACCGCCTACGTCAGCCCCCCAGACCACGGTCCGCGCCAATCCTcgacccatcatcaccagcGCACAGCGGCGTGTCTCATCgcgagagaaggatcaaGGTAGTCTGGACGAGACCGAGCCTCTTACTCCTCCATACAATGGTCCAACTCCAAGCTTACCTCGCACAACCACTAGGGGCGTTGGCGAGGGGTCTCCACTAGCGGCTGCTCCGCCGATCACAATGAGACACGATGCGAAGGATGAAAGTGCATTGGAAGGTAGCGAATCAATTGTCGGGACTGATTACGTTGTGGTCGAGAAGCAAACTGTGGAGATCAACGCCTTggcagatg AACTTGACCAAGCCGCAACCAAGCCAAAGATGTTGGTCCGCCGAAGAAGTTCTCGAGCTAGTGTTGTCACTCGCCCGGTGTCCGCCTTCAAGCCCATCAGTGGAAGCCCGCAACCTTCGGATAACGCTGTTGTTCCCGTCTCatactctcctcccttcgctcTGTCAAGCACCCCTCCATTTGCCATCCCCCAAGCAGCTCGCAGATCGTCCAACTCGGCGATCACCAGACCACCTTCCATACCTCAGAGCTTGAACACCATTTTCCCTCCGACTACCGTACCTGCATCGTATGGGCAAGATGCGGCGGCCAGATTTGgcatctccccttcctctcttcagaCTGGTGCGCTCGCTCGGgtcctcaccaccacagcGATCCGGTTGATCGGGACGTCCGCCAACTCTGCAGCAACAGCCATCGCTCGTGCAGCCGCGAAACGACGGCCAACAATTGTGCGAACGGGAGATATCGATCCCAAAGAGGACGAATTGCTTCGCagtgtggaagagattgcCCGAAAGgccttcgtcctctttgAGCTAGCCGATGAGAGACTTACTGCTCAAGAACATCTTGCACATACCGCTCGGACTGCCACTCCGCCTGCTGGTCTTACTGGCACGACACCGCCATTTAGCGCGCAAGCAGCGGTTGCGACGACTCGTCGCAagtcctcttcatcgtccttgaACAATGAGGTCTGGATCCTTCGTCAACAGGAGGCAGCAGCGACCGACGCCGTGGTGCTGTATGTGAGAGCTCTCGCCTTTATAGCACAGGCtatggacaaggtcaagagaTATTGGAAAGATAGGCGAGATCAGTATGACGAGTATGTGGCGAGTCAGGAACTCAACGAGA TGGGGCAATGGCTTCGTGCCCGTTTCAATGAGGTCTACGAGAAGGCTGAATGGGcgaagacgaggtcgagcgatAGCATGCTCTTCCCTGATTGGCTGGTCCACGACAAGGCGCGAGACATG TCTCGTCAAGCTGCTGTGGCAGAACTTCAAGGTGACCTGGTCACTGCCGAGCAAGGGTACGAGACGTCTGTCTGGTTATTGCAAGCGCTCCTAGATGAGAGTGTATACGAAAACGGCAGGATCagggatgatgatagagCGACATACGAGAGAC TCATGACGCCTATTAAGACTCGTCTTGAGGCtctcaagaagaagctggcCGATTCCAATGCCGCAGCACCTGTCAAGTCCGAAGTCTCGTAA